GCCGTTGACCTTCAATGTTTGCCCGGTGATGAAGGAGGCTTTCTCTGAGGCTAAGAAAGCGACCGCAGCGGCGACATCATCGGGTGTCCCCCAACGGTTCAGCAACGCTTCCTTCTCCGCACGAGATTGCCAGTAGTCGGACGCTTCTTCGCCCCAGGCGGTTTTGATCCAGCCCGGCGCGACGCAGTTGACGCGGACTTCGGGGGCGAACGATTTCGCAAGGCTTCTGCTAGCGCACATGATGGCCCCCTTCGAGGCGGCGAACATCTCGCCGCTGTCGCCCTCCATGCCAAGTTCTGCCTGATCCCAACCGATGTTGATGATGCATCCTGAGCCACGCTCGCGCATGCGGCTGCCAATTTCGCGTGAGAGCAGCAGAGTAGCAGCGACGTCGGTTTTCCAAACGGTTTCGAATTTCTTATCAAACGAAAGGTCGGCGTCGGCGCCCGTGAGGACGTCGGCGCCCGCGTTGTTCACCCAAATGTCAATCGGACGACGTTGCCACAAGCCCTCGGCGAACTTGCCGAGCCGGTCGGTTGCGGAGAGATCAAGCAGCACAATGTCTGTCTCGCGACCGAGTTGTTCAACCTCCTTCTGAACTGCTTCGGCCGCGGTCCGGTCGTGTCCGCCGTGGACGACGATATTCACGCCCGCGTTGGCTAGCTCAAGGGCAATCGCTCGGCCGATACCTCGGGAACTGCCGGTGACGACGGCCCACTGCTGTTGTTTGTCATAGGGTGCGGAAATGGTTGGACTCGTCGATCGTGGTGGGTGGACTGTTCTCGTGTGATTGGCTCAGGTATAGGATAACAGTCTTGCAGGTTCTCTTGAATGATTCACGGGAGATTGATGTCGTGTCGAACGAAACCGTTGCCGGACCACGAAGGGTTTGGATGCCATTTGTTTGGGTTGGGGGCCTTGCGGCTCTTTACGCTGGGTATCTGATGACCGATGCGCCTGACGATATAAAGAACGTTGTTGGGTACATCGCCGTGGCGGTCGCGCTAACCGGGCTGGCGATTTGGATTTGGCGAAGTAGCGGATTGCGGGGGACTGGCCGTTTGGTGGCGGTCGCTTTAACGCTCGTCGTCGCCCTGTTCTTTACCCCTGCGACTTTGTTCCTCGCTCAAGTGCTTCCGATTGAAGCCGTGCATAACGGCGATGTTGGGATCATTGGTTGGCGCTGGCGCGGCGGCGAAGCAGATCGTGATCTTGCACCGGCAGTCGCGAACGTTAAAGAAGTCGTTGCGGACGATCCTGACTGGAGTTCGGCGGCAACAGATTATCCGCGGTTTCTGGGTACCGGTTTTTGGGCAGAAGCGGAGAATGTGAAGCTCGATCGTGAGAGACTTGCGAAGTCGTCTCCCAAGGAAGTTTGGCGGCAGCGGATTGGTGCGGGTTGGTCAGGCTTTGCGGTGATCGGTCGACGTGCGATTACACAAGAGCAACGGGGCGATGACGAGCTAGTCACTTGCTACGACCTCGACACAGGAGAATTAATTTGGGCTCATGACGATCCGGTGCGCTGGGATCCAAGTGGCGCCGGTTCGCTAGGCTACGAAGGCCCGCGTGCCACACCGACGATCCATAAGGATCGCGTTTATGCGCAAGGTGCGACGGGGATTCTAAATAGTCTGGAACTTCACACGGGCAAGGTTGTTTGGTCGCGTGATGTGCTCAAAGAGAACAAGGCACAGAATGTTCTCTGGGGTAAAAGCAATTCGCCGCTTGTCTTTGATGGAGTCGTCGTCGTCAGCGTGGGTGGTGAGGATGGCCGTTCGTTGATTGCCTATGATGCGGAAACTGGCGACGAGCTATGGACTTCAGGCGACGCGCTTTCCTCTTACGCTTCGCCCGTGTTAGCTACGCTTGCGGGTGTGCAACAGATTCTCAGTGTCGATCAAGGTCTTGTGCGTGCCGTTCGCGCGGATGACAGCAAGCAGCTCTGGACTTACGACTGGCCGAGCGACAGTG
The genomic region above belongs to Lacipirellulaceae bacterium and contains:
- a CDS encoding SDR family oxidoreductase, whose amino-acid sequence is MSAPYDKQQQWAVVTGSSRGIGRAIALELANAGVNIVVHGGHDRTAAEAVQKEVEQLGRETDIVLLDLSATDRLGKFAEGLWQRRPIDIWVNNAGADVLTGADADLSFDKKFETVWKTDVAATLLLSREIGSRMRERGSGCIINIGWDQAELGMEGDSGEMFAASKGAIMCASRSLAKSFAPEVRVNCVAPGWIKTAWGEEASDYWQSRAEKEALLNRWGTPDDVAAAVAFLASEKASFITGQTLKVNGGFRSSAFQG
- a CDS encoding PQQ-binding-like beta-propeller repeat protein; this translates as MSNETVAGPRRVWMPFVWVGGLAALYAGYLMTDAPDDIKNVVGYIAVAVALTGLAIWIWRSSGLRGTGRLVAVALTLVVALFFTPATLFLAQVLPIEAVHNGDVGIIGWRWRGGEADRDLAPAVANVKEVVADDPDWSSAATDYPRFLGTGFWAEAENVKLDRERLAKSSPKEVWRQRIGAGWSGFAVIGRRAITQEQRGDDELVTCYDLDTGELIWAHDDPVRWDPSGAGSLGYEGPRATPTIHKDRVYAQGATGILNSLELHTGKVVWSRDVLKENKAQNVLWGKSNSPLVFDGVVVVSVGGEDGRSLIAYDAETGDELWTSGDALSSYASPVLATLAGVQQILSVDQGLVRAVRADDSKQLWTYDWPSDSGADAAVSQPVPLGEDRVFLSKGYGHGSTVLQIKLDGESWDAKPTWRGGKQGVLPVMKTKMGNVVVHEGYVYGLDEAILQCVDLKTGRKRWKKRRSPKLGHGQILLVDDVILILSEYGEVVLVEASPKRYTELASFEAIEGITWNNPTLAGNLLLVRNALEVACFELPVVEQEVTEPSEPTE